In Solanum stenotomum isolate F172 chromosome 6, ASM1918654v1, whole genome shotgun sequence, one DNA window encodes the following:
- the LOC125867809 gene encoding fructokinase-like 2, chloroplastic — translation MAALSFSFFSTLSRQHLHWNFYPTMKVMQLQDLKLKNKWVLMAVSKEGTPEGITEELSETEVVGSGKKTGRTSKRAPVSSRRKKVVEPSDDDPVNDEEAENTSGSVEEPKKIRRRTRKKKETVESSYGDSISNVEGNVTDEEAVTEPESSGKPKKTRRTRKKKETVESSFEDFMLGVEGNVTDEEGLPTSGSSEEPIEKRKRTSKKAASSSSSLEKEPTQKATRGRRKKVSNLEDEGSQTELSDIEEELHVANVDADNEEELDFDIDVGEDISFTYGWPPLVCCFGAAQHAFVPSGRPSNRLVDHEWHERMKDVMWDPEKFIRAPGGCSSNVAVALASLGGKVAFMGKLGDDDFGQSLVYFMNINKVQTRSVRLDSKRATAITHMKIGKRGGLRMTTTKPCAEDSLLKSEINIDVLKEAKMFYFNTFSLLDPNMRLTTLRATKISKKLGGVVFYDLNLPSPLWESGEKAKTFIQKAWNLADIIEVTKQELEFLCGIEPSEKFDTKDNDRSKFTHYPPEVIAPLWHENLKILFVTNGTSKIHYYTKEHNGSVLGLEDVPLSPYTSDMSASGDGIIAGIIRMLTVQPHLMTDKGYLERTLKYAISCGVVDQWLQARRLGYPPKEGMEDDVVPDDHGIRSVTEREYRTLVPVS, via the exons ATGGCTGCTCTCTCTTTCAGCTTTTTTTCTACACTCTCCAG GCAGCATCTGCATTGGAACTTTTACCCAACTATGAAAGTAATGCAACTTCAAGATcttaaacttaaaaataaatgggTTCTTATGGCAGTCTCGAAAGAAGGAACTCCAGAGGGTATAACTGAGGAATTATCGGAGACAGAGGTGGTTGGTTCTGGGAAAAAGACTGGCAGGACATCAAAACGAGCTCCAGTTTCATCTAGGCGAAAGAAAGTGGTTGAGCCTTCGGATGATGATCCTGTGAATGATGAGGAAGCGGAAAATACTTCAGGGTCAGTTGAAGAACCCAAAAAAATCCGGAGACGAACccgaaagaaaaaagaaacagtGGAGAGTTCatatggtgattccatatccAATGTGGAGGGTAATGTCACTGATGAAGAAGCTGTAACAGAACCAGAATCAAGTGGGAAACCAAAGAAAACCCGACGAACCCGGAAGAAAAAAGAGACAGTGGAGAGCTCATTTGAGGATTTCATGTTAGGTGTGGAGGGCAATGTGACAGATGAGGAAGGCTTACCAACTTCAGGGTCAAGTGAAGAGCCCATAGAAAAACGAAAACGAACTTCAAAGAAAG CTGCTTCTAGCTCTAGTAGCCTGGAGAAAGAACCAACGCAGAAGGCCACAAGGGGGAGGAGGAAGAAGGTTAGTAATTTAGAGGATGAAGGTAGCCAGACAGAACTTAGTGATATTGAAGAAGAGCTACATGTTGCAAATGTTGATGCCGATAATGAGGAAGAACTGGACTTCGATATAGATGTTGGAGAGGATATTAGCTTCACATATGGATGGCCACCCCTTGTATGTTGCTTTGGTGCAGCACAACATGCATTTGTTCCTTCAGGGAGGCCATCCAATAGACTTGTAGACCATGAATGGCATGAAAGAATGAAAGATGTAATGTGGGATCCTGAAAAGTTTATCAGGGCTCCAGGGGGATGTTCAAGTAATGTTGCTGTGGCTCTTGCGAGCTTGGGAGGTAAAGTTGCCTTCATGGGGAAACTTGGTGATGACGATTTTGGTCAGTCCTTGGTATATTTTATGAACATCAACAAAGTTCAAACACGATCAGTTCGCCTTGACAGTAAAAGAGCAACTGCCATTACACATATGAAGATAGGTAAGAGAGGGGGCTTGAGGATGACTACCACCAAACCATGTGCTGAGGATTCTTTATTGAAGTCTGAGATCAATATAGATGTCCTTAAGGAG GCAAAAATGTTTTACTTCAATACATTCTCATTGCTTGACCCAAATATGAGATTAACCACATTACGGGCAACAAAGATTTCGAAGAAGCTCGGAGGGGTTGTCTTTTATGATCTCAACCTTCCATCTCCACTATGGGAATCAGGTGAAAAAGCCAAAACATTCATACAAAAAGCATGGAATCTTGCAGATATCATAGAGGTCACGAAACAAGAGTTGGAGTTTCTATGTGGAATAGAACCCTCCGAGAAGTTTGACACCAAGGATAATGACAGGTCTAAGTTCACTCACTATCCACCAGAAGTAATTGCTCCACTTTGGCatgaaaatttaaagattttgtTCGTGACTAATGGGACTTCTAAGATTCATTACTACACCAAGGAGCATAATGGTTCTGTTCTAGGGTTGGAAGATGTGCCTCTGAGCCCTTATACTTCTGATATGTCTGCATCTGGAGATGGCATTATTGCAG GTATCATTAGAATGCTGACAGTTCAGCCTCATCTTATGACTGATAAAGGTTACTTGGAGCGAACTTTGAAGTATGCTATTAGCTGTGGTGTAGTAGATCAATGGCTACAGGCGAGGAGATTAGGGTATCCTCCTAAAGAAGGTATGGAAGATGACGTGGTCCCAGACGACCATGGCATAAGGTCAGTAACAGAGAGGGAATACAGAACACTGGTGCCTGTAAGTTGA
- the LOC125867554 gene encoding cytochrome b5 produces the protein MPTLTKLFTMEEAAEHNTKDDCWVVIDGKVYDVSSYLDEHPGGDDVLLGVTGQDATDEFEDAGHSKSARDLMEQFFIGELDTTSSSIPELEIVKKAGKDVPQKFMEVTKQYWFVPVAVVGISVVVGFLYTRKK, from the exons ATGCCAACTTTAACGAAGTTATTCACAATGGAAGAAGCTGCTGAGCACAACACTAAGGATGATTGTTGGGTCGTCATTGACGGCAAG GTATATGATGTTTCATCTTATTTAGACGAACATCCAGGGGGAGATGATGTTCTACTTGGTGTTACAG GACAAGATGCCACTGATGAATTTGAAGATGCTGGACATAGCAAAAGTGCGAGAGACCTTATGGAGCAATTCTTCATTGGGGAGCTTGATACAACATCCTCTTCCATCCCCGAACTTGAGATTGTCAAGAAGGCGGGCAAAGATGTTCCTCAGAAGTTTATGGAAGTTACTAAGCAATATTGGTTCGTTCCAGTAGCAGTTGTTGGCATCTCTGTCGTGGTTGGCTTCTTGTACACACGCAAGAAGTAA
- the LOC125869153 gene encoding uncharacterized protein LOC125869153 yields the protein MMISRLSSKFNFFLRNPFFPTPLYHHNHRFLTIIQQKQALHNLPNGLKNGPFFKNHISVLPLRCLSINSSEEITPERNGNDPLHYETIEDVEPIDLWEEEEEVEPEIGDGGDGGGIVFQSCSWGEQALLIARDVLLPFGDDMELYSFKTSPHGYIYVRLDKLPNNFGCPSMDEMEEFSRQYKKRLDEAGALGKIPEDLALEVSSPGAERLIKVPDDLSRFKDRPMRVSYTEEMNSRKVEKNGIFFMESIDAESGSCIWKLADVKENRDPTSKGRPLSRKQKDWRLKLPYAMVKKVTLYLNY from the exons atgatgataagTAGGCTTAGTAGcaaattcaacttttttttgcGAAACCCATTTTTCCCTACACCTCTCTATCACCATAACCATCGTTTCCTTACAATTATACAACAAAAACAAGCTCTACACAATCTTCCTAATGGTTTAAAAAATGGTCCTTTTTTCAAGAATCACATTTCAGTTTTACCTCTTCGGTGTTTGAGCATCAATTCTTCTGAAGAAATCACCCCAGAGAGAAATGGAAACGACCCACTTCACT ATGAAACGATTGAGGATGTAGAACCAATAGATTTatgggaagaagaagaggaagttgAGCCTGAG ATTGGCGATGGAGGTGATGGAGGAGGAATAGTTTTCCAAAGTTGCTCTTGGGGTGAGCAGGCATTATTAATTGCTCGTGATGTGCTGCTACCATTTGGTGATGACATGGAGCTCTATTCATTTAAAACTAGTCCTCATGGGTACATCTATGTCAGATTAGACAAACTTCCAAATAA TTTTGGCTGTCCAAGTATGGATGAAATGGAAGAATTTAGCCGCCAATACAAGAAAAGGTTAGACGAAGCTGGTGCACTAGGGAAAATTCCTGAGGATCTGGCCCTTGAG GTATCGTCTCCTGGTGCTGAGCGGCTAATAAAAGTACCAGACGACTTATCCCGCTTCAAGGATAGGCCTATGAGAGTTAGCTATACAGAAGAAATGAACTCTAGAAAGGTTGAAAAGAATGGAATATTCTTCATGGAATCAATCGATGCAGAATCAGGAAGCTGTATCTGGAAGTTGGCGGATGTGAAGGAGAATAGAGATCCAACATCCAAAGGAAGGCCGCTAAGCCGTAAACAGAAAGATTGGAGGTTAAAACTGCCTTATGCAATGGTTAAGAAGGTAACCTTGTACCTCAATTACTGA
- the LOC125866992 gene encoding uncharacterized protein LOC125866992 has protein sequence MEFRPSSWRSRKPPPPAKQSDIYSTFVIHDNDRKTDEKDNSDLYATMVCKDDDDDDVVDDLNDDESLPPLLKRLPKDFGGGGGAIDSVSDDDTASISGTMIVKTDRSSKFTTPKQPQQQTARYMSYWDRDEKSPVRRRYEEDEDEDEDEEDEEGRFSTFVVKDNEFDSGTMVRRTVRSGSNEGVGSTMSRAVASMQAAGDIGIGRQRNRSSRAPSDEEGGGGTLRPQGSKVSSSSIPDSVTREDPCTKYELLHELGKGSYGAVYKARDLRTSEMVAIKVISLSEGEEGYEEIRGEIEMLQQCSHPNVVRYLGSYQGEEYLWIVMEYCGGGSVADLMNVTDEALEEYQIAFICREALKGLSYLHSIFKVHRDIKGGNILLTDQGEVKLGDFGVAAQLTRTMSKRNTFIGTPHWMAPEVIQESRYDGKVDVWALGVSAIEMAEGLPPRATVHPMRVLFMISIEPAPMLEDKEKWSLVFHDFVAKCLTKDTRLRPTASEMLKHKFIEKFKAGASVMMPKIEKAKQIRASMALEAQNIVSETPEVIGGPKVNDEFGDTVPSKLKNDDAPSTSLEPVGEGDFGTMIVRDGPDIDKTANAEASSTLRRTGIPSIPTVAGKSNDPWLLNDIDVSSPVGMSQRQSMQVSSPGTLPSPDLGLKGSTTSQATVSSGGGGYNTGTLPSETVSRRALDKLWSIYSAGNTVPIPFLRATDISPIALLSEDVLGDWQRDNSGKTAVEAMQELFSGDSQSKKGRSRQNEVPLPPSVYQRLNSSPTLTNLAQALAYHKMCYEEMPLQEMQASQEQQTIQNLCDTLRTILRL, from the exons ATGGAATTTCGTCCGTCGTCGTGGCGATCCCGGAAGCCGCCGCCGCCGGCGAAGCAATCCGATATTTACTCCACCTTCGTCATCCACGACAACGACCGGAAAACCGATGAGAAAGACAATTCAGACCTCTATGCTACTATGGTTTGCAAAGACGATGACGATGACGACGTTGTAGATGACTTAAACGACGACGAATCACTTCCTCCTTTACTCAAACGTCTACCTAAGGACTTCGGCGGAGGAGGTGGAGCTATAGATTCAGTTTCTGACGATGATACGGCATCAATCTCCGGCACGATGATTGTGAAAACCGATCGAAGTTCGAAATTCACCACTCCTAAACAACCACAGCAGCAGACTGCTCGTTATATGTCGTATTGGGATCGGGATGAGAAAAGCCCTGTGAGAAGGAGATATGAGGAagatgaggatgaggatgaggatgaggaggatGAGGAAGGTAGGTTTTCGACGTTTGTAGTGAAGGATAATGAGTTTGATTCGGGGACGATGGTGAGGAGAACTGTTAGAAGTGGAAGCAATGAAGGTGTTGGATCAACTATGAGCAGAGCAGTGGCTAGTATGCAGGCAGCAGGGGACATTGGAATTGGGAGGCAGAGGAATCGTAGCAGTAGAGCGCCCTCTGATGAGGAAGGTGGTGGTGGTACATTGAGGCCACAGGGCAGTAAGGTGTCGTCGAGTTCAATACCGGACAGTGTGACTAGGGAAGATCCTTGTACTAAGTATGAATTGCTCCACGAGCTAG GGAAGGGTTCATATGGGGCTGTTTATAAAGCTAGAGACTTGAGGACTTCAGAAATGGTTGCCATCAAAGTCATATCATTATCTGAAGGG GAGGAAGGCTATGAAGAAATTCGAGGTGAAATTGAGATGTTGCAGCAGTGCAGTCATCCAAATGTTGTTCGCTATCTTGGGAGCTACCAAGGAGAAGAGTACCTTTGG ATAGTAATGGAGTATTGTGGGGGTGGAAGTGTTGCTGACTTAATGAATGTCACAGATGAGGCTTTAGAGGAGTATCAAATAGCATTTATTTGTCGAGAGGCATTGAAG GGCCTCTCCTATCTGCACTCTATTTTTAAAGTACACAGAGATATTAAAGGTGGCAATATCTTACTGACTGATCAAGGAGAGGTTAAGTTAG GTGATTTTGGTGTTGCTGCACAGCTGACTAGAACCATGTCCAAACGTAACACG TTTATCGGCACTCCCCATTGGATGGCACCAGAAGTTATTCAAGAAAGTCGTTATGATGGGAAG GTAGATGTATGGGCTCTCGGAGTGTCTGCTATTGAAATGGCAGAG GGTCTTCCTCCTAGGGCAACAGTGCATCCAATGAGG GTGCTATTTATGATCTCCATTGAACCAGCTCCAATGCTTGAGGATAAAGAGAAATG GTCTCTTGTATTCCATGATTTTGTTGCCAAGTGCCTTACAAAAGATACCCGACTTCGTCCAACTGCCTCCGAGATGCTAAAG CACAAATTCATCGAAAAATTCAAAGCAGGAGCTTCTGTAATGATGCCGAAGATTGAGAAGGCCAAACAAATTAGGGCATCAATGGCCTTGGAAGCACAAAATATTGTTTCCGAGACTCCCGAG GTAATTGGAGGTCCAAAAGTGAATGATGAATTTGGCGATACTGTTCCCTCTAAGCTGAAAAATGATGATGCCCCTTCTACAAGCTTGGAGCCTGTGGGAGAAG GTGATTTTGGGACTATGATAGTCCGAGATGGACCTGATATTGATAAAACAGCAAATGCGGAAGCGTCATCTACTCTCCGGCGTACTGGAATTCCTTCCATCCCCACCGTTGCTGGCAAATCAAATGATCCCTG GTTGCTTAATGATATTGATGTCAGTTCACCCGTTGGTATGTCCCAGAGACAGAGCATGCAAGTATCTTCTCCTGGAACCTTACCTTCTCCTGATCTGGGCCTTAAGGGGAGTACTACATCTCAAGCAACTGTTAGTAGTGGTGGCGGCGGCTATAATACTGGAACCTTGCCAAGTGAAACTGTCAGTCGGAGAGCATTGGACAAG CTTTGGTCCATATACTCAGCTGGTAACACAGTGCCAATTCCATTTCTAAGAGCAACTGACATATCACCGATTGCACTCTTGTCTGAGGATGTACTTGGGGACTGGCAAAGGGATAATAGTGGAAAGACTGCTGTAGAAGCAATGCAGGAACTCTTCTCCGGTGATTCTCAATCAAAGAAAGGCCGCAGCAGACAAAATGAG GTTCCCCTTCCTCCAAGTGTATACCAAAGACTAAACTCGAGTCCTACACTAACGAATCTTGCTCAAGCCTTAGCGTATCATAAAAT GTGCTACGAAGAGATGCCTCTTCAGGAAATGCAAGCATCTCAGGAACAACAAACGATTCAAAACCTCTGTGATACTCTCAGAACTATTTTACGACTGTAA
- the LOC125868319 gene encoding folate synthesis bifunctional protein, mitochondrial, with protein MNVIRRLLPKKFGFKTSKKSCYAPGICSIHSSPDYVVEVHSPEQEVIIALGSNVGNRLHNFDEALHLMKQSGIQITRHACLYETAPAYVTDQPQFLNSAVRGVTKLGPHELLRALKKIEKDMGRTNGIRYGPRPIDLDILFYGKFKIHSEILDVPHERIWERPFVVAPLIDLLGSDIDNDTVASWHSFSKHSSDLFELWEKLGGESLVGRNGMKRVLPVGNHLQDWSLKTSLMGILNLTPDSFSDGGKYISVEAAVSQVRLMLSEGADMIDFGAQSTRPNASKISVEEELDRLIPVIEAVTKIPEAEGKLLSVDTFYSEVASEAVKKGVHLVNDVSGGRLDSSMYSVVAALRVPYIAMHMRGDPSSMQNPENLQYNDVCKDVAFELYERLKEAELAGIPAWRLIIDPGIGFSKNTEHNLDILTGLTTIRAEIARRSLAFSHAPLLIGPSRKRFLGDVCARPAADKRDPATVAAVTTGVLNGANVVRVHNVQYNADALRLCDALLERKQR; from the exons ATGAATGTCATCAGGCGTTTACTGCCCAAAAAATTTGGGTTCAAAACATCCAAGAAATCGTGTTATG CACCGGGCATTTGCTCTATCCATTCATCCCCGGATTATGTGGTGGAAGTTCATTCCCCAGAGCAGGAAGTGATAATTGCTTTGGGAAGTAATGTTGGAAACAGACTTCATAATTTTGATGAAGCACTGCACCTAATGAAGCAATCAGGTATACAGATTACCAGGCATGCTTGCTTATATGAGACAGCGCCTGCTTATGTAACTGATCAACCTCAGTTTTTGAATTCTGCTGTTAGAGGTGTCACGAAACTAGGGCCTCACGAGTTGTTGAGAGCACTCAAGAAGATTGAGAAGGACATGGGTCGTACAAATGGGATTAGATATGGTCCTAGACCTATTGACTTGGATATTCTGTTTTATGGGAAGTTCAAGATTCATTCTGAGATACTTGATGTTCCACATGAAAGAATCTGGGAGAGACCATTTGTGGTAGCACCTTTGATTGATCTACTCGGTTCAGACATAGATAACGATACAGTTGCAAGTTGGCATTCATTTTCGAAACATTCAAGTGATCTTTTCGAGTTGTGGGAAAAACTAGGAGGTGAATCTCTCGTGGGGAGAAATGGGATGAAAAGAGTATTACCAGTAGGAAACCACCTACAGGACTGGTCATTGAAAACCTCCCTTATGGGTATTCTTAACTTGACCCCCGATAGCTTTAGCGATGGAGGGAAGTATATATCCGTAGAAGCAGCAGTTTCTCAGGTTCGTTTGATGCTTTCAGAAGGTGCAGATATGATAGATTTTGGTGCACAATCCACACGCCCTAATGCTTCAAAGATATCCGTTGAAGAAGAACTAGATAGGCTAATTCCTGTCATCGAGGCTGTCACAAAGATACCCGAGGCTGAAGGGAAGCTTTTATCTGTGGATACCTTCTATTCAGAAGTTGCTTCAGAAGCAGTGAAAAAGGGTGTTCATCTTGTAAATGATGTATCTGGTGGACGTTTGGATTCCAGCATGTACAGTGTTGTTGCAGCACTTCGAGTTCCCTACATAGCAATGCATATGAGAGGTGATCCATCTTCAATGCAAAACCCCGAGAACTTGCAATACAACGATGTTTGTAAGGATGTAGCATTTGAACTTTACGAGAGGCTCAAGGAAGCAGAGTTAGCCGGTATTCCTGCTTGGAGGTTGATAATTGACCCTGGAATCGGATTCTCCAAGAACACTGAACATAATTTGGATATTCTAACTGGTTTGACAACCATTCGAGCTGAGATTGCTAGGAGGAGCTTGGCTTTTTCTCATGCCCCTTTATTGATTGGACCATCAAGAAAGAGGTTCCTAGGCGATGTCTGTGCTCGTCCTGCTGCAGATAAACGAGATCCAGCAACTGTTGCTGCTGTGACCACAGGGGTTCTGAATGGTGCCAATGTTGTAAGAGTACATAATGTTCAATACAATGCAGACGCCCTTCGTCTGTGTGATGCATTATTGGAAAGAAAACAGAGATAA
- the LOC125867000 gene encoding probable 6-phosphogluconolactonase 1: MALSGANKDGREVRIYEYLDELNTDLADYIAELSEASVKERGVFAIALSGGSLISLMGKLCEAPYSKTVDWAKWYIFWVDERVVAKNHADSNYKLAKDGLLSKVPIVPSHVHSINDTVSAEKAAEDYEFVIRQLVRTRVISVSDISDCPKFDLILLGMGPDGHVASLFPNHSILDEKEEWVTFLTDSPKPPPERITFTLPVINSASNVAIVVTGTSKAEAVHSAIDDAGPDCPTLPAKMVQPTKGNLVWFLDKAAASKLDGAKFSE, encoded by the exons ATGGCTCTTTCTGGGGCTAATAAAGATGGAAGAGAGGTGAGGATTTATGAGTATTTGGACGAACTCAACACCGATTTGGCAGATTATATTGCAGAATTATCGGAGGCTTCTGTGAAGGAGAGGGGGGTATTTGCTATTGCTTTATCTGGTGGCTCCCTCATCAGTTTGATGGG AAAACTATGTGAAGCTCCTTATAGCAAAACTGTTGATTGGGCTAAGTGGTATATATTTTGGGTGGACGAACGTGTGGTGGCGAAAAATCATGCTGACAGTAATTACAAGCTTGCTAAGGATGGACTTTTGTCCAAG GTGCCTATTGTTCCAAGCCATGTACATTCCATTAACGACACGGTCTCAGCAGAGAAAGCTGCTGAAGACTATGAGTTTGTTATTCGACAGCTTGTGAGGACTCGTGTAATCAGCGTTTCTGACATCAGTGACTGCCCCAAGTTTGACCTCATCCTTCTGGGAATGGGACCAGATGGACATGTTGCATCTCTTTTCCCTAATCACTCCATACTTGATGAGAAAGAAGAGTGGGTAACGTTTCTCACCGACTCACCAAAGCCCCCTCCAGAGAGGATTACTTTCACTTTGCCAGTTATCAACTCCGCGTCCAATGTGGCTATAGTTGTGACTGGAACCAGCAAAGCAGAGGCCGTTCATTCGGCAATTGATGATGCTGGTCCTGACTGCCCGACGTTGCCTGCAAAAATGGTCCAGCCAACTAAAGggaatttggtttggtttctgGACAAGGCAGCTGCCTCAAAACTTGACGGCGCAAAATTTTCCGAGTAG